From Streptomyces chrestomyceticus JCM 4735, one genomic window encodes:
- a CDS encoding isochorismatase family protein, producing MHRALIVVDVQNDFCEGGSLAVAGGADVAAAITDLVGEAAGSGYRHIVATRDHHIDPGDHFSVRPNYETTWPPHCVAGTEGSGFHPNFAPALASGAVDAVFSKGAHAAAYSGFEGVDENGHPLADWLRAHEVSEVDVVGLATDHCVRATAVDAVGEGFRVRVLLDLTAGVAAGTTKRALEQMRAAGVELTGKPVIIAA from the coding sequence ATGCACCGGGCATTGATCGTCGTTGACGTGCAGAACGATTTCTGTGAGGGCGGCAGCCTTGCCGTGGCGGGAGGTGCGGATGTGGCTGCCGCCATCACCGATCTGGTGGGTGAGGCCGCGGGCAGCGGCTACCGGCACATCGTGGCGACCCGCGACCACCACATCGATCCCGGTGACCACTTCTCCGTGCGGCCGAACTACGAGACCACCTGGCCGCCGCACTGTGTCGCCGGCACGGAGGGCAGCGGCTTCCACCCGAACTTCGCCCCGGCGCTGGCCTCCGGGGCGGTCGACGCGGTCTTCTCCAAGGGCGCCCACGCTGCCGCCTACAGCGGCTTCGAAGGCGTGGACGAGAACGGCCACCCGCTGGCCGACTGGCTGCGGGCTCACGAGGTGAGCGAGGTGGACGTGGTCGGCCTGGCCACGGATCACTGCGTGCGGGCCACGGCGGTGGACGCGGTGGGTGAGGGGTTCCGGGTGCGGGTGCTGCTGGATCTCACGGCGGGGGTGGCGGCGGGCACGACGAAGCGGGCGCTGGAGCAGATGCGGGCCGCGGGGGTCGAACTCACCGGCAAGCCGGTGATCATCGCTGCCTGA
- a CDS encoding Mov34/MPN/PAD-1 family protein, with protein sequence MLTLTKALYDQIVEHARKDHPDEACGMVAGPAGSGRPERFIPMLNAARSPTFYEFDSQDLLKLYRELDDRDEEPVIIYHSHTATEAYPSRTDISYANEPGAHYVLVSTADTDDAGPFQFRSFRILDGQVTEEDVEVVDAY encoded by the coding sequence ATGCTGACCCTTACCAAGGCCCTGTACGACCAGATCGTGGAACACGCCCGCAAGGACCACCCCGACGAGGCCTGCGGCATGGTCGCGGGCCCGGCCGGCAGCGGCCGCCCCGAGCGGTTCATCCCGATGCTCAACGCCGCCCGCTCGCCCACCTTCTACGAGTTCGACTCCCAGGACCTGCTCAAGCTCTACCGCGAGCTGGACGACCGGGACGAGGAACCCGTGATCATCTACCACTCGCACACCGCGACCGAGGCGTACCCGTCCCGTACGGACATCTCCTACGCCAACGAGCCCGGCGCGCACTACGTCCTGGTCTCCACGGCCGACACCGACGACGCCGGACCGTTCCAGTTCCGCTCGTTCCGCATCCTGGACGGTCAGGTCACGGAGGAAGACGTCGAGGTCGTGGACGCCTACTGA
- a CDS encoding immune inhibitor A domain-containing protein — MRAKRRAFKPAALATAAAAIGAAALSSGAPAQADDGRPPLAVQRQDPGAPAKQAVDHDLKGPFSDQQAAQRKEALQQVISGDAKPTRHGASQVVKLDRGKYVELAREKTDKIFTILVEFGDKVDDTTMYDPDGDGPKPPVKKYGGKPGPAHNTIAQPDRRNDNSTAWQKDYNRRHFQDLYFSHDKKKESLAKYYEKQSSGRYSVDGEVSDWVKVDWNEARYGSNFCGSTNCASAWDLIRDGVNRWAEDQKAKGRTDAQIKADLAKYDQWDRYDHDGDGNFNEPDGYIDHFQIVHAGEDESAGGGAQGTDAIWAHRWYAYGSDSGRTGPAGNKAGGTQIGSTGIWVGDYTMQPENGGLGVFAHEYGHDLGLPDEYDTTGTGESSVDSWSLMSAGSWLGRGKDSIGDLPGDMSAWDKLQLGWLNYDKAKAATKSTHKLGVAEYNTKNKQALVVELPAKTVRTDVVKPAEGTQQWWSGMGNDLKNTLSRPVDLTGKKKAALTLKGWWDIEQNYDFAYAEVSTDGGANYTPLEGTADGKPITRDGGDKPALTGTSGAYKDLVFPLDAYAGKKIDLRFRYQTDGGAAQKGFAADAISVTADGKALFTDGAEAGDNGWAAKGFSRIGASFTKDYPRYYIAENRQYVSYDKTLKTGPYNFGWATDRPQWVEHFPYQNGVLIWLWDTSQPDNNVGQHPGYGQILPIDAHPKAEKWSDGKLMRNRFQTYDSTFTRHRTDALTLHKDGKVTKIKSKPGVTVFDDRKGVYYDETNPTGGVIVADTNTRIKISNESWNGSTVTLQVGPSTK; from the coding sequence GTGAGAGCCAAGAGACGGGCGTTCAAACCGGCCGCCCTGGCCACGGCCGCCGCCGCGATCGGGGCGGCCGCCCTGTCTTCCGGCGCGCCGGCGCAGGCCGACGACGGCCGGCCGCCGCTCGCCGTCCAGCGGCAGGACCCGGGCGCGCCCGCCAAGCAGGCCGTCGACCACGACCTCAAGGGCCCGTTCAGCGACCAGCAGGCGGCGCAGCGCAAGGAAGCGCTCCAGCAGGTCATCTCCGGCGACGCCAAGCCCACCCGGCACGGCGCCTCCCAGGTCGTCAAGCTCGACCGCGGCAAGTACGTCGAACTCGCCCGCGAGAAGACCGACAAGATCTTCACCATCCTGGTCGAGTTCGGCGACAAGGTCGACGACACCACGATGTACGACCCGGACGGCGACGGCCCCAAGCCCCCGGTGAAGAAGTACGGCGGCAAGCCCGGCCCCGCGCACAACACCATCGCGCAGCCCGACCGCCGCAACGACAACTCCACCGCCTGGCAGAAGGACTACAACCGCCGGCACTTCCAGGACCTCTACTTCTCGCACGACAAGAAGAAGGAGTCCCTGGCCAAGTACTACGAGAAGCAGTCCTCGGGCCGCTACTCGGTCGACGGCGAGGTCTCCGACTGGGTCAAGGTCGACTGGAACGAGGCCCGTTACGGGTCGAACTTCTGCGGCTCCACCAACTGTGCCAGTGCCTGGGACCTGATCCGCGACGGCGTCAACCGCTGGGCCGAGGACCAGAAGGCCAAGGGCCGCACCGACGCCCAGATCAAGGCCGACCTCGCCAAGTACGACCAGTGGGACCGCTACGACCACGACGGCGACGGCAACTTCAACGAGCCCGACGGCTACATCGACCACTTCCAGATCGTGCACGCCGGCGAGGACGAGTCCGCGGGCGGCGGCGCCCAGGGCACCGACGCCATCTGGGCACACCGCTGGTACGCGTACGGCAGCGACTCCGGCCGTACCGGCCCGGCCGGCAACAAGGCCGGCGGCACCCAGATCGGCAGCACCGGCATCTGGGTCGGCGACTACACCATGCAGCCCGAGAACGGCGGCCTCGGCGTCTTCGCCCACGAGTACGGCCACGACCTCGGCCTGCCCGACGAGTACGACACCACCGGCACCGGTGAATCCTCCGTCGACTCCTGGTCGTTGATGTCCGCCGGCTCCTGGCTCGGCCGCGGCAAGGACTCCATAGGCGACCTCCCCGGCGACATGAGCGCCTGGGACAAGCTCCAGCTCGGCTGGCTCAACTACGACAAGGCCAAGGCGGCCACCAAGTCCACCCACAAGCTGGGCGTGGCCGAGTACAACACCAAGAACAAGCAGGCGCTGGTCGTCGAACTCCCCGCCAAGACGGTCCGCACCGACGTCGTCAAGCCCGCCGAAGGCACCCAGCAGTGGTGGAGCGGCATGGGCAACGACCTGAAGAACACGCTCTCCCGTCCGGTCGACCTCACCGGCAAGAAGAAGGCCGCCCTGACCCTCAAGGGCTGGTGGGACATCGAGCAGAACTACGACTTCGCCTATGCCGAGGTCTCCACGGACGGCGGCGCCAACTACACGCCGCTGGAAGGCACCGCCGACGGCAAGCCGATCACCCGTGACGGCGGCGACAAGCCCGCCCTGACCGGCACCTCCGGCGCGTACAAGGACCTCGTCTTCCCGCTCGACGCGTACGCCGGCAAGAAGATCGACCTCCGCTTCCGCTACCAGACGGACGGCGGCGCCGCCCAGAAGGGCTTCGCCGCGGACGCGATCTCGGTGACCGCCGACGGCAAGGCGCTGTTCACGGATGGCGCCGAGGCCGGTGACAACGGCTGGGCCGCGAAGGGCTTCTCGCGCATCGGCGCCTCCTTCACCAAGGACTACCCGCGCTACTACATCGCCGAGAACCGCCAGTACGTCTCGTACGACAAGACCCTGAAGACCGGCCCGTACAACTTCGGCTGGGCGACCGACCGCCCCCAGTGGGTCGAGCACTTCCCGTACCAGAACGGCGTCCTGATCTGGCTGTGGGACACCTCGCAGCCCGACAACAACGTCGGACAGCACCCCGGCTACGGCCAGATCCTGCCGATCGACGCCCACCCGAAGGCCGAGAAGTGGTCGGACGGCAAGCTGATGCGCAACCGCTTCCAGACCTACGACTCGACCTTCACCCGGCACCGTACGGATGCGCTGACGCTCCACAAGGACGGCAAGGTCACGAAGATCAAGTCGAAGCCCGGTGTGACCGTCTTCGACGACCGCAAGGGCGTCTACTACGACGAGACGAACCCGACCGGCGGCGTGATCGTTGCTGACACCAACACCCGTATCAAGATCAGCAACGAGTCGTGGAACGGCTCCACGGTGACCCTCCAGGTGGGCCCCTCCACCAAGTAG
- a CDS encoding amino acid permease, with the protein MTSVQVEKNAGGSDAAGSASEEGYQRGLGNRQIQMIAIGGAIGTGLFLGAGKAISKAGPSIILAYAIVGLVIFFIMRALGELLMYRPVSGSFSEYAREFLGPFMGFVTGWTYWLFWVVTGITEVTAAATYVQYWNKGIPQWASALVFTVALFGINLISVKLFGELEFWFSMVKVTAIIGMILIGLGVITIGFSDAGDTASFSLLWSDGGFFPKGIGGTLMTLQIVMFAFLAVELVGVTAGEATNPKKVLPKAINTVPWRIGLFYIGALIIILSVVSWTVFKPGVSPFVAAFQQIGLPAGAAIVNFVVLTAALSSANSGMYSTGRMLRDLALNGQGPKLFTRLSKNGLPTWGTGVSVAMMLFGVWINYQWPGKAFDLVVSFATISGMWAWIMILISQLRYRAKADRGELPQSEFKAPGAPYTSIFALAFIGMVIVMMGVDPDARVSLYAAPVWALVLGVSYLVLKSRNPDMFGKAAAPVAVTSAPQGGKKD; encoded by the coding sequence ATGACCTCTGTGCAGGTCGAAAAGAACGCCGGCGGCAGCGACGCCGCGGGATCTGCCTCGGAAGAGGGTTACCAGCGGGGGCTGGGAAACCGGCAGATCCAGATGATCGCCATCGGTGGCGCCATCGGAACCGGTCTGTTCCTCGGAGCGGGCAAGGCGATCTCGAAAGCGGGACCCAGCATCATCCTGGCCTACGCCATCGTGGGCCTGGTCATCTTCTTCATCATGCGCGCCCTGGGCGAGCTGCTCATGTACCGGCCGGTGTCGGGCTCCTTCTCGGAGTACGCCCGCGAATTCCTCGGCCCGTTCATGGGATTCGTGACGGGCTGGACGTACTGGCTGTTCTGGGTGGTCACCGGCATCACCGAAGTAACTGCAGCCGCCACCTATGTGCAGTACTGGAACAAGGGAATACCCCAGTGGGCGTCCGCCCTGGTCTTCACGGTTGCCCTGTTCGGTATCAACCTGATCTCCGTGAAGCTCTTCGGTGAGCTGGAGTTCTGGTTCTCGATGGTCAAGGTCACCGCGATCATCGGCATGATCCTCATCGGTCTCGGCGTGATCACCATCGGTTTTTCCGACGCCGGTGACACCGCTTCCTTCAGCCTTCTGTGGTCGGACGGCGGCTTCTTCCCGAAGGGCATCGGCGGCACGCTGATGACCCTGCAGATCGTGATGTTCGCCTTCCTGGCGGTCGAACTCGTCGGGGTCACCGCGGGTGAGGCCACCAACCCCAAGAAGGTCCTGCCCAAGGCCATCAACACCGTGCCGTGGCGGATCGGCCTCTTCTACATCGGCGCGCTCATCATCATCCTGTCCGTCGTGAGCTGGACCGTCTTCAAGCCGGGCGTGAGCCCGTTCGTCGCGGCCTTCCAGCAGATCGGCCTGCCGGCCGGCGCCGCCATCGTCAACTTCGTCGTACTGACCGCGGCGCTGTCCTCGGCCAACTCCGGCATGTACTCCACCGGCCGGATGCTGCGTGACCTGGCGCTCAACGGCCAGGGACCCAAGCTGTTCACCCGCCTCAGCAAGAACGGCCTGCCGACCTGGGGCACCGGCGTCTCCGTCGCGATGATGCTGTTCGGCGTCTGGATCAACTACCAGTGGCCGGGCAAGGCCTTCGACCTGGTGGTGTCCTTCGCGACGATCTCCGGCATGTGGGCCTGGATCATGATCCTGATCTCGCAGCTCCGCTACCGGGCCAAGGCGGACCGCGGCGAGCTGCCGCAGTCCGAGTTCAAGGCGCCCGGCGCCCCGTACACCTCGATCTTCGCGCTGGCCTTCATCGGCATGGTCATCGTGATGATGGGGGTGGACCCGGACGCCCGGGTCTCGCTGTACGCGGCACCGGTCTGGGCGCTGGTCCTGGGCGTCAGCTACCTGGTGCTCAAGTCCCGCAACCCCGACATGTTCGGCAAGGCCGCCGCTCCGGTGGCCGTCACGTCCGCCCCGCAGGGCGGCAAGAAGGACTGA
- the clpS gene encoding ATP-dependent Clp protease adapter ClpS produces METVSADPSATIALRSTRCALGAPVEIERPESSEAPSEVPEPDVPWVTLVHNDPVNLMSYVAYVFETYFGYSKGKAKQLMLDVHHKGRAVVSSGSREEMERDVQAMHGYGLWATLTQDR; encoded by the coding sequence ATGGAGACCGTGAGCGCCGACCCGTCTGCCACCATCGCCCTTCGATCGACGCGCTGCGCGCTCGGCGCCCCCGTGGAGATCGAACGACCCGAGTCCAGCGAGGCACCCTCCGAGGTGCCGGAGCCGGACGTGCCCTGGGTCACGCTGGTGCACAACGACCCCGTCAATCTCATGAGCTACGTGGCGTACGTCTTCGAGACCTACTTCGGCTACTCGAAGGGCAAGGCCAAGCAGCTCATGCTCGACGTTCACCACAAGGGACGGGCGGTCGTCTCCAGCGGCAGCCGCGAGGAAATGGAGCGCGACGTGCAAGCGATGCACGGGTACGGCCTGTGGGCGACCCTCACCCAGGACCGCTGA
- a CDS encoding DUF2017 domain-containing protein: MAGHFEPLPGGGAAAPLDEVEISILRSLAVQLMELIGPGEEPAEGDDPLAALFTEGPSEPPSDPALARLFPDAYGGPDEVPDDATHAAAAEFRRYTENDLRTRKREDALAVVRALDALGPVGGARRTDGSDAAAPEGAVDGAVLRLKPDESRQWLGALNDLRLAIGTRLEVTDEDESGELLRLPDSDPRKPMVMAYLWLGGLQESLIETLTA; encoded by the coding sequence ATGGCCGGCCACTTCGAGCCCCTGCCCGGCGGCGGCGCGGCCGCCCCCCTCGACGAGGTCGAGATCTCCATCCTGCGCAGCCTCGCCGTCCAGCTCATGGAGCTGATCGGGCCGGGCGAGGAGCCCGCCGAGGGCGACGACCCGCTGGCCGCGCTGTTCACGGAGGGCCCCAGCGAGCCCCCGTCCGACCCGGCGCTGGCCCGCCTCTTCCCGGACGCGTACGGCGGCCCGGACGAGGTGCCGGACGACGCCACGCACGCCGCCGCGGCCGAGTTCCGCCGCTACACGGAGAACGACCTGCGCACCCGTAAGCGCGAGGACGCCCTCGCGGTCGTACGGGCCCTGGACGCGCTCGGCCCGGTCGGCGGAGCCCGCCGCACCGACGGCTCGGACGCCGCCGCCCCGGAGGGCGCCGTGGACGGTGCCGTGCTGCGCCTGAAGCCGGACGAGTCGCGGCAGTGGCTGGGCGCCCTGAACGACCTCCGGCTGGCCATCGGCACCCGTCTGGAGGTCACCGACGAGGACGAGAGCGGCGAGCTGCTGCGGCTCCCGGACAGTGACCCGCGCAAGCCGATGGTGATGGCGTACCTGTGGCTGGGCGGGCTCCAGGAGAGCCTGATCGAGACGCTGACGGCCTGA
- a CDS encoding nicotinate phosphoribosyltransferase — translation MNTADLGLPVDVPSTALFTDQYELTMLQAALRSGTAERRSVFEVFTRRLPEGRRYGVVAGTGRVLDAVENFRFDETILGFLRERGILDDRTLDWLAGYRFRGDIWGYPEGEVYFPGSPIMRVEGTFAEAVLLETVILSILNHDSAVAAAASRMAVAAGDRPLIEMGARRTHELAAVAASRSAYVGGFHSTSDLAAGFRYNIPTVGTSAHSFTLLHDSERDAFRAQVDALGSGTTLLVDTFDVTEAVRTAVEVAGPGLGAVRIDSGDLLLLAHRVRQQLDELGARDTRIVVTSDLDEYAIASLAAAPVDAYGVGTQLVTGSGHPTCSMVYKLVARADSDAADAPLRPVAKKSMGGKASLGGRKWSARRLDEHGVAEAEVVGTGPVPAEFAERQLAVPLVRGGEVVAREPLDAARERHIAARAGLPMSAMQLSRGEAVLPTEQA, via the coding sequence ATGAACACAGCAGACCTGGGGCTGCCGGTGGACGTGCCGTCGACTGCGCTCTTCACCGACCAGTACGAACTCACCATGCTGCAGGCCGCACTGCGGTCCGGGACCGCCGAGCGCCGCTCGGTCTTCGAGGTCTTCACCCGACGCCTGCCGGAAGGCCGCCGCTACGGCGTCGTCGCCGGAACGGGCCGGGTGCTGGACGCGGTGGAGAACTTCCGGTTCGACGAAACGATTCTCGGCTTCCTGCGCGAGCGCGGCATCCTCGACGACCGCACGCTGGACTGGCTGGCCGGATACCGCTTCCGCGGCGACATCTGGGGCTACCCCGAGGGCGAGGTCTACTTCCCCGGCTCGCCGATCATGCGGGTCGAGGGCACCTTCGCCGAAGCGGTCCTGCTGGAGACGGTGATCCTCTCCATCCTCAACCACGACTCCGCGGTGGCCGCCGCCGCGTCCCGGATGGCCGTCGCGGCCGGCGACCGGCCCCTCATCGAGATGGGCGCCCGCCGCACCCACGAGCTGGCCGCCGTCGCCGCCTCCCGCTCGGCGTACGTGGGCGGCTTCCACTCCACGTCCGACCTCGCGGCCGGCTTCCGCTACAACATCCCGACCGTCGGAACCAGCGCCCACTCCTTCACCCTGCTGCACGACAGCGAGCGCGACGCGTTCCGGGCACAGGTCGACGCGCTCGGCAGCGGCACCACGCTGCTCGTGGACACCTTCGACGTCACCGAGGCGGTCCGTACGGCCGTCGAGGTGGCCGGGCCCGGCCTCGGCGCCGTCCGCATCGACTCCGGCGACCTGCTGCTGCTCGCCCACCGCGTACGGCAGCAGCTCGACGAGCTGGGCGCCCGCGACACGCGCATCGTCGTGACCAGCGACCTGGACGAGTACGCCATCGCCTCGCTCGCGGCGGCACCGGTGGACGCGTACGGCGTGGGCACCCAACTGGTCACCGGCAGCGGCCACCCGACCTGCTCCATGGTCTACAAGCTGGTCGCCCGCGCCGACAGCGACGCGGCGGACGCGCCGCTGCGGCCGGTGGCCAAGAAGTCCATGGGCGGCAAGGCGTCGCTCGGCGGCCGCAAGTGGTCGGCACGGCGGCTGGACGAGCACGGCGTCGCGGAGGCGGAGGTCGTCGGCACCGGCCCGGTGCCGGCGGAGTTCGCCGAGCGGCAGCTCGCGGTGCCGCTGGTGCGCGGCGGTGAGGTGGTCGCCCGTGAGCCGCTGGACGCGGCGCGGGAGCGGCACATCGCGGCGCGGGCCGGGCTGCCGATGTCCGCGATGCAGTTGTCCCGTGGGGAGGCGGTACTGCCCACGGAGCAGGCTTGA